The genomic region CGCATCCGCCGACGGGAGCACGGAGGTGGTGCTGCGCCACCGGTTCGCCGTGGCCGACCCGGGCGCTCTGGCGGACGCCGAGCGGGCCCTGGAGGCCAACAGCACACGGGAGCTGAACGCCTTGGCGGGGGTGGTCGCATCCGGTCACCCGGTGGACGAGGTGACGTTCTCGTTCACCGACACGATGGTCCTCGAACGCCCGGTGGAGGAGACGTACGCCTTCGTCGAGCACGCCGAGCGATGGGAGCGGACTCTTCCGCACGTCACCCGTGTCGTCCTGGAGGAGCCGGCCCCTGGTGTGCAGCACCTGGAGATGGACACAGCGGTGGACGGCACGTCGCACACCACGCGGTCGGTGCGCATCTGCCGGCAGCCGGGGTGGATCGCCTACAAGCAGCGGGTCACTCCGCCGCTGCTGGCCGGGCACAGCGGGGAGTGGATCTTCGAGTCGCACCCCGAAGGAACCCTGGCGGTGGCGCGCCACACCGTGACCCTCCGCCCGGAGGCGATCCCGCGGCTGCTGGGTCCCGGTGCCTCGGTGGCCGACGCGCGCGCCCATGTGCGGGAGGCGCTGGGCCGCAACAGCCGGGCCACGCTGGGACATGCCGCGGCCGTGACGGCCGAGGCCAGGGCCTGAGGGTCGAAGGGCGACGGCCGCATGGCAACCGACTCGGACACCTTCCGCGCGTTCTTCGGCTCCGTCCCGACAGCCGTGGCGGTGGTGACCGCCGCGGCTCCCGGAGCAGGTCCGCAGGGATTCACCTGCAACTCCTTCACCGCCGTCTCGGCCGATCCGCCGCTGCTTCTGGTGTGCGCGGACCACCGCTCCCGCACGCTGCCCACGGTGCTCTCGGCCGAGGCGTTCGTCGTCCACCTGCTCGCCGAGAGCGGAGCGGACCTGGGGCGCCGCTTCGCGGGCAGCCTCGACGACAAGTTCACCGGCCTGCGCTGGCACCCGTCCTCGGCGGTCGGTGACGCTCCGGTCATCAAGGACGACGCGATCCTCGCCTGGGCGGAGTGTGCCCTGGCCGACGTGGTGCGCATGGGCGACCACAGCCTCCTGGTGGGCCGGATGGAGACCGCCGTGGTGCGACCGCGCCACCCCGTGCTCTACCAGCGGGGTGTGTTCAGCCCTTGGCTCGTCGCCTGCGAGGCGGTGCCTCAGGCGTGACAGGCCGGCAGCTTTCCGTGGAAGGCGACCATGTCGGCGAAGAGGGCGTTCATGTCCATCGGGCTGCCCGGTTCGGCCCCCTGCGCCTCGGCGCGGGCACGGTGCAGGTTGGGAACGAGGCGCTCGGAGTCCAGCCAGTCACCGAACCGGCCGAGGTCGGCCGACCGGGCGATGGCGAGGGGGTGCAGGCCGGCCGCGGCGCCCTCGGCGGCCAGCGACCGCAGGAGCCGGAGGTACTCGGCGGTGTCGTCCAGTACCTCCGGTCCACTGACCGGGCCGTGGCCGGGGACGATCACCCTGGCTTCCAGGCCGCGCAACGCGTCGAGTGCCGCCAGGCATCCGGACACCGACCCCATCGGCACGAACGGCGTCACGCCCGCCATGACGATGTCCCCGGTGAACAGCACCCGGCTGTCCGGGAGCCATACGACCACGTCGCCGCTGGTGTGGGCCGGCCCCAAGTGCAGCAGTTCCACGCGCCGCTCTGCGAGATGGAGTGTCAGGCGGTCCGGGAACACGATCCGCGGCGGGACCAGCTGCACGTCGCCCCAGTCGACGTCCGGCCACAGGCCGGTCAGGTGCAGCCGGGCCGCCAGCATCTCGTCGCGCGCTCGTTCATGGCCGATGACAGCGGCCTCCGGAAAGACGAAGTTACCGAAGGTGTGGTCCCCGTGGGAATGAGTGTTGACGATCGTGGTGGGGGCTGCCCCTGTCACGGAAGCCACCGCCTCACGCAGCCGCCGGGCGCGGGCCTCGGTCGCCGCGGTGTCGACGAGCATCGCCTGCCCGTCGGCGACGACCAGCCCCGCATTGTTCACGCACCAGCCCCCGTCGGGCTGGAGATAGGCGAAGACGCCGTCGGCGACCTGCTCGAGCCGGACCGCACGCAGGTTTCCTTCCTGCCTCATGTCGACCTCCTCAGACGAGTCCTGCAGCTCACGCATCATCAGCTGAGCGGCTATAGAGGCGGTTGAGTCGTGGACGGCTCAGGCGGTCGTGCGGTCGTGGGGCCCGTGCCGGTGGGTGTCCCGGGGCGCTGCGGCGCTCCCTGCTTCCCGGGCCCGTGACACGAGGAACGCGGCCAGCGTGGCCGGGGCCAGGAAGCCCGCCATCAGCCCGGCCATGGGCAGTGCGCTGTCGTCACCGAAGAGCCCCGCCAGGGGGGAGGCCACGGCGCCGAACGTGAACTGCACGCTGCCCAGCAGAGCGGAGGTCGCGCCGGGTGCGTCCCTGCCCCGGCTCTGGGCGACCGTCGTGACCGCCGGGAAGAAGACGCCGAACGCCGCGATCGACACGAAGAGGCAGATCCACGTCAGGGCGAGGCTGCCCATTCCGGCGGCTTCGGCGGCGACGAGGAGCGCGGCGGGAGTGAGGGTGAGCACCATGGACCCGCGCAGCAACTCCTCGGCGCTGCGGCGCCGCACGAGCCGGCCGTAGGAGATGCTGGCCGCCATGTTCCCGATCGCGTTCGCCCCGTACACCAGGCTGGTGAGGCCGGCCGACAGGTGGTAGACGTCCTGGAAGACGAAGCTCGTGCTGCCGATGTACACGAAGATCGCCGCTCCGCCGAAGCCCAGGCTCAGGACCGGCGCCAGTACCGAACGCCGTGCGCAGACACGCCTCATGGACCGGACGGTCCCGCTCACTCCCCCGGACACGCGGGCGGTCGCGGGCAGGGATTCCGGCACCCACAGTGCCAGGCACAGCGTCAGGGCGAGGCCAACGAGAGCCAGCAGCACGAAGAGCCATCGCCAGGACCCGACGGAGAGCACGGCTCCGCCGAGCAGGGGAGCCACGATGGGCGCCACGGCGGTCACCGCGGAGAGCGCCGCGAACGCTCCCCCGATCCGGTCGTCGTCGAAGAGGTCGGCCACCACCGCCCGGGCCACCACGATGCCGGCGGCCCCGGTCAGCCCCTGCCCCAAGCGGGCGGCGTTGAGAATCTCCAGGGTCGGCGCGAGCCCGCACAGGAGCGAGAAGCCGGCGAAGGCGGCGGACCCCCCGATCAGGACCGGCCGCCGCCCGAGGGAATCGCTGAGGGGGCCCCATAACAGCTGTCCGACGATGATGCCGATGAGGAAACCGGTCAGCGAGATCTGGGCCCCGGCCGTGTCGGTGTGCAGTGAGCGCGCCATCTGCGGCAGTCCGGGGACGTACATGTCGGTGGCCAGCGGGCTGACGGCGCTGACCCCTGCCAGGGTGAGCATGACCCGTCGGCGGGCCGGTGGTCCCTGCGTGCGGCGGCCGGTGGGCGACACCCCGGGGGAGTCGCGGCTCGTCTTCCTCATGACGCGGTTCCGTGTCCTTCCTCGTCGGCACCACCGGGGTGGGCGGTTGTCAGGGGGGCGGTCTCGGCCAGCCTCACCATCAGGCCGGCGGCCAGTTCGAGCACGCCGCGCTCGGTCGGGGTCAGGGTCGCCAGTGCCGAGGCGAGCCAGCGGTTGCCCTCCTGAACGTGCCCGTCGAGCGCTTGGACACCGAGGTCCGTGATGGCGATGTCCTGGCTGCGGCGGTCCTTGCGGTTGGTCGTCCGGACGATGCGGCCCCGTTCCTCCAGCTCGTTCAGGACGCGGGTCAGGGACTGCGGCTGGAGCCCTTCGACGGCGGCCAGCGCGGTGGGGGTCAGCGGACCGTCATGGCGCAGGTTGGCCAGCACGGAGGCGGCCATGCGGGTGAGCGCCTGGCCGCGTCCGGGGTGCTGTGCGCGCAGGCGCGTCGCCAGTCGTGACACGCCGAGCCGTAGCGTCTCGGCCGTACGAAGTTCGTCTCCAGCTTCCACATTTACCAAGCTAACACTTGGCATTCTCTCGGCGAACTGGCTGACAGTGCGGTTCAAGCCACGAATATAAGAAGCAGTGACTTGTTATCCACGAGTGAGAAGGCCAGGGTGGAACCTCCAGCCCCGCCCCACCTGGCGTGGTCGCCGTCCCCGGGAGGACCTCTTGCTCTTACACGCCGTCAGTCGCTCCATGCGGCGTCGACTCGGCCTGGTGGCCCTGCTCCAGACCGGGCAGATGCTCGCGATGCTCTGGCTTCCCGCGCTGAACGCGGACGTCATCGACGACGGCGTGCTCAGAGGCGACAGTGGCCATGTCGTCGAACTCGGCATGGTGATGCTGGCCGTGACCTGTGCTCAGGTGCTCTGCGCGGGCGGTGCGGCCTACCTGAGCGCCACCATCGCGCTGGCCTGGGGACGGGAGCTGCGCCAGGCCGTTTTCTCCCGGATCCTGGCGCTGTCGGCCCACGAGGTGAGCCGTATCGGCCGGGCCGGTCTCATCACGCGTGGCACCCAGGACGTGCAGCAGATCCAGCAACTCGCCCTCAACGCCCTGACGGTCATGGTGGTCGCCCCGCTCACCGCGGTGGGCAGCGCCGCACTGGCCCTGCGTCAGGACGCCCCGCTGGGGCTCGTCCTCTCGGTGGTCCTGCCGACGCTCACCGTGGCGCTCTGGCTGGTCCTGCGCCGGACGCTGCCGCTGTCCGCCGCCGTGCAGCAGCGCCTGGACCACATCAACCGGATCATGCGGGAACGCCTCGCGGGCATCCGCACCACCCGGTCGTTCGATCGCGACAGCCATGAGGAGGCCCGCTTCCGGATCGCCGACCGGGCGATGATGCGCACCGGTCTCGCCCTCGGCCGGGCCCAGGCCCTGATCATGCCGACGTTCACCGTCGTCATCGAGCTGTCCTCGATCGCGGTGCTGTGGTTCGGCGGTGTGCGCGTGGCCGCGGACGACATCGAGATGGGCACGGTCATCGCCTTCCTGCACTACCTGTCCCTGATGCTCCAGGCGGTCATGATGGCCATGGGCGTCTTCCTCCAGGCCTCGCGCGCCGGGGCCAGTGTCGGGCGGGTACAGGAGGTGCTCCGGACCGGGGCCACCGTCGACCTGCCACGGCAGAGCGTGGGCAGGCCCGTCCACCCGCCGGGGGTGCTGATCGAATCCGTGGGCTTCCGCTACCCGGGCGCTCAGGACGCCGCGCTGCACTCGGTCTCGCTGACCGTGGCTCCCGGTGAGACGGTCGTGCTGACCGGCGCGGTCGGCAGCGGCAAGACGACCCTGCTGCACCTGGTGGCCAGGCTGGGCGACCCGGACGGCGGCAGGATCGCCGTGGGCGGGCGGGACGTGCGCGCACTGGACCGCGACACGCTGGCCGAGGCGATCGGCCTCCTCACACAACGGCCGTACCTCTTCTCGGGCACCGTGGCCGAACACCTGCGCCGAGGCGCCCCCGAGGCCGACGACCGGGCGCTGTGGCGGGCCCTGGAGCTGGCACAGGCCCGGGACTTCGTCGAGGCGACCGGTCACGGACTGGACGCCCCCGTGAGCGCGGGCGGCGCCAACCTGTCCGGCGGGCAGCGGCAGCGCCTGGCCATCGCCCAACTGCTCCTCAAGCGGCCGTCGGTGTACCTCCTCGACGAGCCCTTCTCCGCCCTGGACGCCGGCACCGCCGCACGGTTGCGCGCCGTCCTCGACGACGAGACACGCACCGCCGCGCGCCTCGTCGTCTCCCAGCACATGGCGACGCTGCGGGCGGCGGACCGCGTGGTCGTGCTGGACCGGGGCCGCGTGGTCGGACAGGGCCCGCACGCCGACCTCCTGGCGGACAACACCGTCTACCGGGACATCGTGCTCGCGCGCGGCGGCCGAGTGGAGGCGTCGTGACTGTCGGGAAGGGCCGTGCCGACGAGCACGAGAAGGAGGGGCCCCAGGAGAAGGCGCCGTCCGCCCGGCCGGCGCTGCGTCTGGTGACCGCCGCGGCGCACGACCGCACGAGGCTGGTCGCCTGTCTCCTGCTCAGCGCCCTCAGCGTCGGGCTGTCCCTGGTCGTCCCCCGGCTGCTGGGCGCGGTCACCGACCTCGTGGTGGCCGGTGTGCGCGGTGCCGGCGGTGTCGACCTCACGGCGGCCGGCAGGCTCCTGGTCCTGGCCGCGGTGCTCGTCCTCGCCTCGGCGGCCGCCGCCTGGGGGCGTGGCCGGCTGGCCCAGAGCGTGGCGCAGGGCACGGCCTACCGGCTGCGGGAGGCGGTCTCGGCCAAACTGTCCCGGCTGCCGATGGCCTACCTCGACGGCAGGCCGCGCGGTGACGTCCTGTCGAGGATGACGAACGACATCGAGAACACGTCGATGACCCTCCAGCAGGCCCTCACCCAGATCACCGCCGCGCTGCTCACCCTGGCCGGACTGCTCGCCGCCATGCTGTGGCTGTCCCCGGCGCTCACGGTGGTGGCGGTGGGCATGCTGGTCTCTTCCGCACTCGTCACGCAAGCACTCGCCCGGCACTCGCGTCCGCAGTACGCGCGGCAGTGGGATGCCGTCGGCGAGGTGAACGCCTTCGTGGAGGAGGCCGTCACCGGGCACACCGAACTCGTCGCCGGGGGACGCACGGACAGGGCCGGGCAGGCGTTCGCCGAGCGGAACCGCCGGCTCTACCGGGCCGGTCTGCGCGCCCAGTTCCTCGCCGGGGTGATGAGCCCCGCGACGACGTTCATCGGCTACCTCGGCTACGTGCTCGTCGCGGTCCTGGGCGGTGTGCGCGCGGCGAGCGGCGAACTGTCCGTCGGCGACGTCCAGGCGTTCGTCACCTACACGCTCCAGCTCGGCGGCCCGGCATCGGCCGTGGCATCCGTCGTGGGTGTGCTCCAGTCGGGCCTGAGCTCGGCCCGGCGCGTCCTGGTTCTCCTCGACGCGCCGGAGACGCACGAGCCCGCCAGGACGACCGCGCGTCCGCACGACGTCTCCGGGCGGATCCGGTTCGACGACGTCACCTTCGGATACACACCCGACCGCGTGCTCTTCGAGGGCCTCTCGTTCGAAGCGGCCCCCGGGGAGACAGTGGCGATCGTCGGCCCCACGGGCGCGGGCAAGAGCACGGTCGTCAACCTGCTCCTCGGCTTCCACGCGCCCTGGTCCGGACGCGTCCTGCTCGACGGCACGGACATCGCCGAGCTGCCCCGCGACATCCTGCACCGACGGGTCCGTGCGGTGCTCCAGGACCCCTGGCTGTTCACCGGGACCATCGCCGAGAACATCGCCTACGGAGTCGACCACGCGAGCGAGGACGACATCCGTCGGGCGGCCCGGGCGGCCCGCGCCGACCACTTCGTCCGGGCCCTTCCCCACGGGTACGCCACCGTGGTGGGCGAGGACGGCGGTGGTCTCAGCACCGGCCAGATGCAGCTCATCGCCCTCGCCAGGGTCTTCCTCTGCGACCCGGAGGTACTGGTGCTGGACGAGGCGACGAGTGCGGTCGACGCCCGCACCGAACTGCTGATCCGCGAAGCCACCGCCCGCCTGCGCCGCGGACGGACCAGCATCGTGATCGCCCACCGGCTGTCCACGGTCAGGGACGCGGACACCATCCTCGTCATGGAGGACGGACGCGTCGTCGAGAGGGGCCGGCACGCCGAACTCGCGGCCCGCAGCGGCCGGTACGCCGCGCTCCACGCCCGACTCGACGGCGGCTGGTCCGACACGACCACGTGAGGCCCGTCGGCGAAGCCCGCCGTCACCCGGTTTATCAGCTCCCGACCACTCCTTGAGCCCCGGCCAGCACGATGAGGCCCGTCGGACCCGGTCGGCGCAGGCGACCGGCGCTGGGGCATCGAGGCTGGGGAGTGAGCATGCGAGACCACCGCGTCATCCTGGTGACCGGTGCGACCTCAGGCATCGGAAAGGCCGTCGCGACACTGGCGGCGGAGCGCGGCATGCGGGTGGTGCTGAACTCCGCGCGCTCCCCGGACGCGGGCACCGAGCTGGCCGCCTCCCTGCCGGGCGCCCACTACGTCCAGGCGGACGTGGGCGATCCCGCGCAGGTGCGCACCCTCGTCGAGCGTGTCGAGCAGGAGTGCGGACGTCTCGACGTGCTGGTCAACAACGCCGGGGTGACGCGCCGCATCGCACACCGGGCGGTCGACGAAGTCTCGTACGACGTCTGGCGCGAGATCCTCGACGTGAATCTCATCGGGACGTGGTCGACGACCCAGGCCTCCGTGGACATGCTGCGGCGCGCACGCGGCGTCGTGGTCAACGTGTCCTCCGTGGCGGGGGGTCGTCCGGTGGGCAGCTCCATCCCGTACGCGGTCAGCAAAGCGGCCGTCAACCACATGACGCGCCTGCTGGCGGCCGCACTCGGTCCGGAGATCCGCGTCAACGCGGTCGCTCCGGGACTGATCGACACCCCGTGGACCGCGGACTTCGGCGACATCAGGGAGCACGCGGAGTCGGTGACACCCCTCCGCCGCATCGGAACCCCCCAGGAGGTGGCGGAGTCCGTGCTCTGGCTGGCCGGCACCTCATACACCACCGGCGAGGTCCTGGGCGTCGACGGCGGCGCCCACCTGGTCTGAACGGAAGGGCTGGACGACGGCATGGAACTGGCAGTGAACATCGGCCTCGACGGCGCCCTCCCCCTCGCCCGAGCGGCGGAGGAACTCGGATACCGGACCGTACTGGCCTCCGACAACTTCCGCAGTGACGCGCTCACCGTGCTGTCCTGCGTCGCCTCGCACACCCGGCGCATCGGCCTCCTGCCCGGAGTGCTGCAACTCCCGGCCAGGAGCCCCGCCGCGACCGCCACCGCGGCCGCGTCGCTGCACGTTCTGTCGCAAGGTCGCTTCAGCCTGGGCCTGGGGGTCTCCAACCCGGACGTGTCGGAAGGGTGGCACGGGGTCGCGTTCGAGCACCCGCTGGGCCGGCTCAGGGAGTACGTCACCATCGTGCGCAGGGCTCTCGCCGGCGAGGAAGTGCGCTTCAGCGGTGAGCACTTCCGTCTTCCGGCAGGCGATCGGCACCGCAACACGCCCCTGCGGCTCGGCATGGCCCCCGGGGACGCCCGCGTTCCCGTCTACCTCGGGGCCTCGAGCCCGGGGACACGCCGGCTGGCCGGGGAGATCGCGGACGGGTGGATCGGCGCCTTCACCACCCCCGAGGACGTGGCCGACGCGGTGACGCAGATCGGCCGGGGCAGCGTGGGCGGTACCAAACGGCCCTTCGATGTCCTGCCCTGTGCGGCCACGTACATCGACGACAGCGTCGAGCGGGCCGCCGCTGCCTTGCGGACGCACTACGCGGGCCTACTCGGCGTCGGAGACCCCGCGACGAACTTCTTCTGCCGGCTCCTGCGCCGGTACGGCTTCGCCGACGCCCCCGAGGAGATCCACGCCAGGATGCGCGCCGGCGACCGGGCCGCGGCCGCCGCGGCCGTCCCCCTGGAATTCATCGACATGACCGCCCTCGTCGGACCGCCCCGCCGGGTGGCCGCTCGGATGCGCCGGTACGCCGACGCCGGTGCGAGCTGTCTGGGAATCATGATCACGGCGGCACAGGTGGAGACGCCGGAGAAGATCCGGCAGTTGAGCGAGGCCAAACGGGCCCACGCCCTGTTCATGGCGGAACGGGCCACGGCCTGCCCGCCGCCGGGCCGCCCGGTTCACCACCCCGCGTAGCGATCCCCGAACCGCCCTCCGGACGGAAGGAAACATCTCATGTCCCTGTGGGGAACTGCCGTCGAGCCACCCGCCGCCGTGGCCGACCTCGCCGCGACGGCGGCGAAGTACGCGGAACAGGCCGAGGAGCAGCGCAGACTGCCGCCGGACGTCGTGACGGGACTGCGCGGCGCCGGCTTCGCCCGGCACTTCGTGCCCACCGCCTTCGGCGGCTCCCAGGGCGGCTACGAAGAGCTCCTCGACCTGGTCGTCCCCGTGGCGGCCGCCTGTCCCTCGACGGGGTGGAGCGCGTCGATCGCCGCCCACACCGGACGCATGGCGGTCCATCTGCCGGAGCGGGGGCGGCGCGAGGTCTGGGGCGAGCATCCCGACGCCCTGATCGCCGGGGCGCTCGTGCCGTGCGGGACCGCCACGCGGGTGTCCGGCGGCTGGCGGGTCACGGGACGCTGGGCCTACGTCAGCGGAGCCGACTACTCCGACTGGGCCCTGATCTGCGCCCCGGGCGCCGTCGGCAGCGAGTCACAGCCCTGGTGCTTCGTCATTCCCCGGGAGCACTACGAAGTGGCGGACACCTGGTTCAGCGTCGGGATGCGGGCCACGGGCAGCAACACCGTGGTGGTACGGGAACTCTTCGTACCGGAGCACCGGTCCTTCACCCGGGCCGCCCTCGAAGCCGGACTCCGGGCCGGTGACGGGCCGGTGAGCTGCCGTGCGCCGCTCAAGGCGGTGAACGGCCTGTCCTTCGCTGGGCCTCTGTTGGGCGCCGCGCGGGGACTGGTGGAGCACTGGGTCGACTGGATCGGCCGCAAGGTCGACACGCACACCGGAGCTCCCGCCCGCGACCGTGTCTCGGTGCGCACCGTGCTCACCCGCAGCAGCGCCGAGGTCGAAGCCGCCGCTCTGCTCCTGCGCTCCATCGCCCGGGCGGCGGACTCGGGTTCCGATCTCCGCTCGGCCGTCCCCCGGCACCTGAGGAACTGGTCGTTCGCCACCGAGTTGCTGCGCGACGCGGCCGAGCGGATCTTCGTGGCGTCGGGCACCGCGGGGCAGGACGAGGGCGACCGGGCCCAGCGGTTCTGGCGGGACATCCATTCCGGCGCCAGCCATTTCGCCCTTCAACTGGAACAGGCGAGCGGCCCGTTCGCGCAGGCCGTCTTCGCCCCGTCGAGTCAGCACCCACCGACCGAAGCGAAGTGAGGACGACACCATGGACCACACCCCGCGGGATCAGGCCTCGTACGACAGCGACGGCGGCCACGTCCTGTTCATCCTGCTCGACACCCCCGGCCCGAAGGAACAGCGCGACCTCGCCGCGGCCGTGCAGGAACACATCGACACGTGGGTGCGCCACTGCCCCGGGTACGTCTCGACGCGACTGCACCTGGCGGCGGACGGCCGGACGGTCGTGAACCACGCGGAATGGACCGACGAGGACCACTACCAGCGCAACTTCCTCCAGGATCCGCGCAAGCGGGAGCTCGACGCCTCCATCGCCCGGCACGCGACCTCGGCGCCGAGGCCGATCCCCTGCCAGGTGTTCCGGCATGACTGACGACACGGCGGGCGCGCCGCGCGTCCGCCCGGCCGAACTGGTCGGGGTCTGGCAGCTGGTGGCGTTCCGTGAAGTCGACGACGAGGGCGGCGGCACGGTCGAAGGTCCGCTGGGAGCCGATCCCGGAGGCCTTCTCATCTACGAACCGAACGGCGCCATGTCCGTGTCGATGATGCGACGCGCCGGACAGCACGCCGAGGCCGCCGGACCGGCTGACGGGCGGCCGCGCAC from Streptomyces chartreusis NRRL 3882 harbors:
- a CDS encoding MarR family winged helix-turn-helix transcriptional regulator, which translates into the protein MEAGDELRTAETLRLGVSRLATRLRAQHPGRGQALTRMAASVLANLRHDGPLTPTALAAVEGLQPQSLTRVLNELEERGRIVRTTNRKDRRSQDIAITDLGVQALDGHVQEGNRWLASALATLTPTERGVLELAAGLMVRLAETAPLTTAHPGGADEEGHGTAS
- a CDS encoding multidrug effflux MFS transporter, whose product is MRKTSRDSPGVSPTGRRTQGPPARRRVMLTLAGVSAVSPLATDMYVPGLPQMARSLHTDTAGAQISLTGFLIGIIVGQLLWGPLSDSLGRRPVLIGGSAAFAGFSLLCGLAPTLEILNAARLGQGLTGAAGIVVARAVVADLFDDDRIGGAFAALSAVTAVAPIVAPLLGGAVLSVGSWRWLFVLLALVGLALTLCLALWVPESLPATARVSGGVSGTVRSMRRVCARRSVLAPVLSLGFGGAAIFVYIGSTSFVFQDVYHLSAGLTSLVYGANAIGNMAASISYGRLVRRRSAEELLRGSMVLTLTPAALLVAAEAAGMGSLALTWICLFVSIAAFGVFFPAVTTVAQSRGRDAPGATSALLGSVQFTFGAVASPLAGLFGDDSALPMAGLMAGFLAPATLAAFLVSRAREAGSAAAPRDTHRHGPHDRTTA
- a CDS encoding acyl-CoA dehydrogenase family protein produces the protein MSLWGTAVEPPAAVADLAATAAKYAEQAEEQRRLPPDVVTGLRGAGFARHFVPTAFGGSQGGYEELLDLVVPVAAACPSTGWSASIAAHTGRMAVHLPERGRREVWGEHPDALIAGALVPCGTATRVSGGWRVTGRWAYVSGADYSDWALICAPGAVGSESQPWCFVIPREHYEVADTWFSVGMRATGSNTVVVRELFVPEHRSFTRAALEAGLRAGDGPVSCRAPLKAVNGLSFAGPLLGAARGLVEHWVDWIGRKVDTHTGAPARDRVSVRTVLTRSSAEVEAAALLLRSIARAADSGSDLRSAVPRHLRNWSFATELLRDAAERIFVASGTAGQDEGDRAQRFWRDIHSGASHFALQLEQASGPFAQAVFAPSSQHPPTEAK
- a CDS encoding MBL fold metallo-hydrolase, which encodes MRQEGNLRAVRLEQVADGVFAYLQPDGGWCVNNAGLVVADGQAMLVDTAATEARARRLREAVASVTGAAPTTIVNTHSHGDHTFGNFVFPEAAVIGHERARDEMLAARLHLTGLWPDVDWGDVQLVPPRIVFPDRLTLHLAERRVELLHLGPAHTSGDVVVWLPDSRVLFTGDIVMAGVTPFVPMGSVSGCLAALDALRGLEARVIVPGHGPVSGPEVLDDTAEYLRLLRSLAAEGAAAGLHPLAIARSADLGRFGDWLDSERLVPNLHRARAEAQGAEPGSPMDMNALFADMVAFHGKLPACHA
- a CDS encoding flavin reductase family protein; this translates as MATDSDTFRAFFGSVPTAVAVVTAAAPGAGPQGFTCNSFTAVSADPPLLLVCADHRSRTLPTVLSAEAFVVHLLAESGADLGRRFAGSLDDKFTGLRWHPSSAVGDAPVIKDDAILAWAECALADVVRMGDHSLLVGRMETAVVRPRHPVLYQRGVFSPWLVACEAVPQA
- a CDS encoding antibiotic biosynthesis monooxygenase is translated as MDHTPRDQASYDSDGGHVLFILLDTPGPKEQRDLAAAVQEHIDTWVRHCPGYVSTRLHLAADGRTVVNHAEWTDEDHYQRNFLQDPRKRELDASIARHATSAPRPIPCQVFRHD
- a CDS encoding ABC transporter ATP-binding protein — encoded protein: MRRRLGLVALLQTGQMLAMLWLPALNADVIDDGVLRGDSGHVVELGMVMLAVTCAQVLCAGGAAYLSATIALAWGRELRQAVFSRILALSAHEVSRIGRAGLITRGTQDVQQIQQLALNALTVMVVAPLTAVGSAALALRQDAPLGLVLSVVLPTLTVALWLVLRRTLPLSAAVQQRLDHINRIMRERLAGIRTTRSFDRDSHEEARFRIADRAMMRTGLALGRAQALIMPTFTVVIELSSIAVLWFGGVRVAADDIEMGTVIAFLHYLSLMLQAVMMAMGVFLQASRAGASVGRVQEVLRTGATVDLPRQSVGRPVHPPGVLIESVGFRYPGAQDAALHSVSLTVAPGETVVLTGAVGSGKTTLLHLVARLGDPDGGRIAVGGRDVRALDRDTLAEAIGLLTQRPYLFSGTVAEHLRRGAPEADDRALWRALELAQARDFVEATGHGLDAPVSAGGANLSGGQRQRLAIAQLLLKRPSVYLLDEPFSALDAGTAARLRAVLDDETRTAARLVVSQHMATLRAADRVVVLDRGRVVGQGPHADLLADNTVYRDIVLARGGRVEAS
- a CDS encoding aromatase/cyclase, whose amino-acid sequence is MNGTTLHRTEHSLTIAAPADELYAVVADVTRWPAVFEPTVAVRHLERVGRTERFQIWAEVNGRVVTWRSTRVLDGDRRVIIFHQEHSAPPFARMSGAWFFRASADGSTEVVLRHRFAVADPGALADAERALEANSTRELNALAGVVASGHPVDEVTFSFTDTMVLERPVEETYAFVEHAERWERTLPHVTRVVLEEPAPGVQHLEMDTAVDGTSHTTRSVRICRQPGWIAYKQRVTPPLLAGHSGEWIFESHPEGTLAVARHTVTLRPEAIPRLLGPGASVADARAHVREALGRNSRATLGHAAAVTAEARA
- a CDS encoding ABC transporter ATP-binding protein, yielding MTVGKGRADEHEKEGPQEKAPSARPALRLVTAAAHDRTRLVACLLLSALSVGLSLVVPRLLGAVTDLVVAGVRGAGGVDLTAAGRLLVLAAVLVLASAAAAWGRGRLAQSVAQGTAYRLREAVSAKLSRLPMAYLDGRPRGDVLSRMTNDIENTSMTLQQALTQITAALLTLAGLLAAMLWLSPALTVVAVGMLVSSALVTQALARHSRPQYARQWDAVGEVNAFVEEAVTGHTELVAGGRTDRAGQAFAERNRRLYRAGLRAQFLAGVMSPATTFIGYLGYVLVAVLGGVRAASGELSVGDVQAFVTYTLQLGGPASAVASVVGVLQSGLSSARRVLVLLDAPETHEPARTTARPHDVSGRIRFDDVTFGYTPDRVLFEGLSFEAAPGETVAIVGPTGAGKSTVVNLLLGFHAPWSGRVLLDGTDIAELPRDILHRRVRAVLQDPWLFTGTIAENIAYGVDHASEDDIRRAARAARADHFVRALPHGYATVVGEDGGGLSTGQMQLIALARVFLCDPEVLVLDEATSAVDARTELLIREATARLRRGRTSIVIAHRLSTVRDADTILVMEDGRVVERGRHAELAARSGRYAALHARLDGGWSDTTT
- a CDS encoding SDR family NAD(P)-dependent oxidoreductase, which produces MRDHRVILVTGATSGIGKAVATLAAERGMRVVLNSARSPDAGTELAASLPGAHYVQADVGDPAQVRTLVERVEQECGRLDVLVNNAGVTRRIAHRAVDEVSYDVWREILDVNLIGTWSTTQASVDMLRRARGVVVNVSSVAGGRPVGSSIPYAVSKAAVNHMTRLLAAALGPEIRVNAVAPGLIDTPWTADFGDIREHAESVTPLRRIGTPQEVAESVLWLAGTSYTTGEVLGVDGGAHLV
- a CDS encoding LLM class flavin-dependent oxidoreductase, producing MELAVNIGLDGALPLARAAEELGYRTVLASDNFRSDALTVLSCVASHTRRIGLLPGVLQLPARSPAATATAAASLHVLSQGRFSLGLGVSNPDVSEGWHGVAFEHPLGRLREYVTIVRRALAGEEVRFSGEHFRLPAGDRHRNTPLRLGMAPGDARVPVYLGASSPGTRRLAGEIADGWIGAFTTPEDVADAVTQIGRGSVGGTKRPFDVLPCAATYIDDSVERAAAALRTHYAGLLGVGDPATNFFCRLLRRYGFADAPEEIHARMRAGDRAAAAAAVPLEFIDMTALVGPPRRVAARMRRYADAGASCLGIMITAAQVETPEKIRQLSEAKRAHALFMAERATACPPPGRPVHHPA